A stretch of the Aegilops tauschii subsp. strangulata cultivar AL8/78 chromosome 4, Aet v6.0, whole genome shotgun sequence genome encodes the following:
- the LOC109734996 gene encoding putative disease resistance protein At3g14460, producing the protein MATVGAALGGMLASAVIKVVIGQISSTIAGEINLHKNIKKDLEKMKMTLESVEAVLSDAERRSITDNSALLWLKRLKDAMNDISDMLQDFEADTNFNLLASTMKKIKMPHKMKEMQKRLQKITYDRNNYRVLPEARSEEQLVRDIRETAGNAEEAEIIGRSEEKLKILACLSENSTQGTTIFPIWGFGGIGKTTLARSVFNNSQFKEYYRVWVYVSQTFDLKKIGNIIISQLSQQSQISDLHSIHTRLQELFTGKRILIILDDLWEKHPSQLEQLKAMLKQGEGSKVMVVVTTREENIAKEIGTVAPYELSPFTDEMCWDIIKQKCNFEACPDKERLEPIGKEIAKKCGGVPLAAQSLGHMLKFMPCEMWDSVRTNHIWELSISKDTPNTHEVLASLLLSYNFMPPRLKLCFGYSAIFPKGHDIIEDDLIYQWIALGFIEPSSAFSTWHVGQNYFRKLLEMSFLQHSKADNRTLKRKHVPRFTMHDLVHDLARSVMADEFDLEGPNCRYAWRTRADFKPLKPSTTSPAKLRALHIMDHTYTRIQFHHDVDSPAKYIHVLDLSTDCSHELPDSIGQFKQLRYLRAPSFQGRMNPRFFRMLSKLNYLNLHCCHELSALPESIGEMKCLMHLDLSRCIHLQELPLSFGNLRELLYLDLSNCNGLLGIPQALGGLNKLQHLDLSSCKNLRGLPDVIRKLTELCYLNLSGSMHHIFDSSSTDQAESFIHYICMLPNMKQLDLSSQGEYSLSIPDSASRLSKLVLNWCRHVTRIPECVAKMDRQSLFGLLPEFFVYSDATESNSNLGLLEHINPEQLCIRMLGNVRFLEEARIINLRKKQRIGELRLGWLEDAKRYVDDMELLRELVPPTTLQRFEISGYSSVSFPDWLMSIRNYLPNLVRVEMSNLPNCNSLPPLGHLPNLRELILGAMKSLEEWNIAYSNGEDSPDELMFPKLEEVIIYNCPKLRIKPHLPRASSWSITRSDSVLISWGESVSHTGASSSSSPVSTTLEVTGSKLPLQQWSLLHHLPAHSDLDIYGCSDLAISPEIIQALHSLKSLKLDIRDSDHAELIEWFTYLTSLQQLSLLNYNKLEELPGKMRQLTQLQSLTLLECRSMTSLPEWLGELTSLTKLEIVCCPGITTLPHSIQQLTNLQQLEIRDCHRLSMWCEAEENKIKLAHIGQMRTEDKATPREPGEQAEPAEPQHSGRMRF; encoded by the exons ATGGCGACCGTCGGGGCGGCGCTCGGGGGCATGCTCGCCTCAGCCGTCATCAAGGTGGTGATAGGACAGATCAGTTCTACCATCGCTGGGGAGATCAACCTGCATAAGAACATAAAGAAGGATctggagaagatgaagatgacgCTCGAGTCAGTGGAGGCCGTGCTCAGCGACGCTGAGAGGCGTTCTATCACCGATAACTCGGCGCTTCTGTGGCTGAAGCGGCTCAAAGACGCCATGAACGACATCTCCGACATGCTTCAAGATTTTGAAGCTGACACCAACTTCAACCTG TTGGCAAGTACGATGAAGAAGATTAAGATGCCACACAAGATGAAGGAGATGCAAAAGCGCCTACAGAAGATAACATATGACCGTAACAATTATCGTGTTCTGCCAGAAGCTCGCAGCGAGGAGCAGCTAGTTCGTGATATCCGGGAAACAGCAGGGAATGCGGAGGAAGCAGAAATCATCGGGAGGAGTGAAGAAAAACTGAAAATCTTGGCTTGTTTATCTGAGAACAGCACTCAAGGCACCACCATCTTTCCCATATGGGGCTTTGGAGGCATTGGAAAGACCACCTTGGCAAGATCGGTTTTCAACAATTCCCAGTTCAAAGAATACTATCGGGTGTGGGTCTATGTGTCCCAGACATTTGACTTGAAAAAAATTGGCAACATTATAATATCGCAGCTGTCACAGCAGAGCCAAATATCTGATTTACATAGTATCCATACTCGTCTTCAAGAGTTGTTTACTGGTAAGAGGATCCTGATCATTTTGGATGACCTGTGGGAGAAGCATCCTTCTCAACTAGAACAATTGAAGGCTATGCTGAAGCAGGGTGAGGGGAGCAAGGTGATGGTTGTGGTAACCACACGCGAAGAAAACATTGCAAAGGAAATTGGTACTGTTGCTCCATACGAATTATCTCCCTTCACCGATGAAATGTGCTGGGATATTATTAAGCAAAAATGCAACTTTGAGGCTTGTCCTGACAAAGAGCGTTTGGAGCCGATTGGGAAGGAAATTGCAAAGAAGTGTGGAGGTGTGCCTTTAGCTGCTCAATCACTTGGACACATGTTGAAATTCATGCCGTGTGAAATGTGGGATTCGGTTAGAACCAATCATATTTGGGAACTGTCTATTTCCAAAGATACACCAAATACACATGAAGTGCTGGCATCCTTGCTGTTAAGCTACAACTTCATGCCTCCACGCTTGAAGCTATGCTTTGGTTATAGTGCAATCTTTCCAAAAGGTCATGATATTATTGAAGATGATCTAATTTATCAATGGATTGCTCTTGGATTCATAGAGCCATCTAGTGCGTTCTCTACCTGGCATGTCGGTCAAAATTATTTTAGGAAGCTTCTGGAGATGTCTTTTCTTCAACATTCAAAG GCTGACAATAGAACTCTCAAAAGAAAACATGTTCCAAGGTTCACTATGCATGACCTGGTGCATGACCTTGCAAGATCGGTCATGGCTGATGAATTTGACTTGGAGGGCCCGAACTGCCGTTATGCATGGCGGACTCGCGCAGATTTTAAGCCATTAAAGCCATCCACGACTTCACCTGCAAAGCTAAGGGCGCTGCATATTATGGACCATACCTACACAAGAATTCAGTTCCATCATGATGTAGATTCACCAGCTAAGTACATCCATGTCTTAGATTTAAGCACAGACTGTTCCCATGAGTTGCCAGATTCAATTGGTCAATTTAAGCAGTTGAGGTATCTTAGGGCTCCATCATTTCAGGGTAGAATGAATCCAAGGTTTTTTCGTATGCTCTCAAAGTTGAATTATCTCAACCTTCATTGCTGTCATGAGCTCTCAGCATTGCCAGAGTCGATTGGCGAAATGAAATGTCTGATGCATCTTGACTTATCACGTTGTATACACCTACAAGAACTCCCATTGTCATTTGGGAATCTCAGAGAGTTGCTATATCTGGATTTGTCAAACTGTAATGGTCTTTTAGGGATACCCCAAGCTTTGGGTGGCCTTAACAAACTCCAACATTTGGACTTATCATCATGCAAAAATCTCAGAGGGCTGCCAGACGTCATCCGCAAGCTCACTGAACTCTGCTATTTGAATCTATCAGGGTCCATGCATCATATCTTTGACAGTTCATCAACAGATCAAGCTGAGAGTTTCATTCACTATATCTGCATGCTTCCCAATATGAAGCAGCTGGACTTGTCTTCCCAAGGTGAATATTCTCTTAGTATACCAGATAGTGCTAGCCGCCTCAGCAAGTTGGTCCTGAATTGGTGCCGCCATGTTACTAGGATTCCAGAATGTGTGGCTAAAATGGATAGGCAAAGCCTTTTTGGCTTGTTGCCGGAATTTTTTGTATATTCAGATGCTACTGAATCTAACAGCAACCTTGGGTTGCTTGAGCATATAAATCCTGAACAGCTGTGTATCAGGATGCTTGGAAATGTGAGGTTCTTGGAAGAGGCACGCATTATAAATCTGCGTAAGAAACAGAGAATTGGGGAACTGAGATTAGGGTGGCTCGAAGATGCAAAGAGATACGTGGACGACATGGAGTTGCTGAGGGAGCTAGTGCCACCAaccactctgcagaggtttgagATATCTGGTTATAGTAGTGTGAGCTTTCCGGACTGGCTAATGAGTATCAGAAATTATCTCCCTAATCTTGTGCGCGTGGAGATGTCTAATTTGCCAAACTGTAACAGTCTACCACCCCTTGGCCATCTACCAAATCTCCGAGAGCTTATTCTGGGTGCGATGAAAAGCCTGGAAGAATGGAACATAGCATACTCGAATGGCGAGGATAGTCCGGATGAGCTCATGTTCCCTAAGCTTGAGGAAGTGATTATATATAATTGCCCCAAGTTGAGGATAAAACCACACCTTCCTAGAGCTTCCTCTTGGAGTATAACAAGAAGTGATAGTGTGCTTATCTCATGGGGAGAGAGCGTGTCACACACCGGTGCTTCCTCATCTTCTTCTCCAGTATCCACTACTCTGGAAGTTACAGGCAGCAAGTTGCCTCTGCAACAGTGGAGTTTGCTTCACCACCTACCTGCCCATAGTGATTTGGATATCTATGGTTGCAGTGATTTAGCaatctcaccagagatcatccaGGCCCTCCACTCCCTCAAATCACTGAAACTGGATATACGAGACTCAGACCATGCAGAACTGATCGAGTGGTTCACATACCTCACGTCTCTTCAGCAGCTGTCATTACTGAACTACAACAAGCTAGAGGAATTGCCCGGTAAGATGAGGCAACTCACACAACTCCAATCATTAACACTGTTAGAATGCAGAAGTATGACATCATTGCCAGAATGGTTAGGAGAACTCACCTCTCTCACAAAACTTGAAATTGTGTGTTGCCCTGGCATCACGACTTTGCCACACAGCATACAACAGCTCACAAACCTCCAACAATTGGAAATTCGTGACTGCCATCGATTAAGCATGTGGTGTGAAGCAGAGGAAAACAAGATCAAGCTTGCTCATATAGGACAAATG CGTACTGAAGACAAAGCCACTCCGAGAGAGCCAGGGGAGCAAGCAGAGCCAGCAGAGCCGCAACATAGTGGCCGTATGAGATTCTGA